In the Emys orbicularis isolate rEmyOrb1 chromosome 3, rEmyOrb1.hap1, whole genome shotgun sequence genome, one interval contains:
- the MRPL2 gene encoding large ribosomal subunit protein uL2m encodes MLSRGRGKRGRRAPAGSAATMAVSSLTRALGALLLSSAPSLPQRAQHPRLVSLGGTLLPPCRGFSTSSTLSTNNPMWKCRIKYTTRPIGMKKTGGRDHTGRIIVHRIGGGHKQRYRMIDFQRLRYVSGAESGLYEEKVIQVRYDPCRSADIALVAGGKQKRWIIATENMQPGDLLKTSGHIGRMAVSANEGDAYPLGALPVGTLINNLESHPGKGAQYIRAAGTCGVLLRKVNGTAIVQLPSKRHMQVLETCMATVGRVSNIDHNKRIIGKAGRNRWLGKRPHSGLWHRKGGWAGRKIKPLPPMKSYVNLPTAAARS; translated from the exons atgctcagccggggccgggggAAGCGGGGACGCCGTGCA ccggccggcAGTGCTGCCACAATGGCTGTGTCAAGCCTGACTCGGGCCTTAGGGGCCCTGCTGCTGTCTTCTGCCCCGAGCCTCCCGCAG AGAGCCCAACATCCCAGGCTGGTCTCCCTTGGGgggaccctcctccctccgtgCCGTGGATTCAGCACTTCATCCACCCTCTCCACCAACAACCCCATGTGGAAATGCAGGATCAAATACACCACCAGACCCATTGGCATGAAAAAGACAGGTGGCCGTGATCACACAG GTCGTATCATTGTGCATAGGATCGGCGGGGGGCACAAGCAGCGCTACCGCATGATTGACTTCCAGCGGCTGCGCTATGTATCTGGTGCTGAGTCCGGCCTCTACGAGGAAAAGGTGATCCAGGTCCGGTACGACCCCTGCAG GTCGGCTGATATCGCCCTGGTGGCTGGCGGCAAGCAGAAACGCTGGATCATTGCGACAGAAAACATGCAGCCTGGTGACCTCCTCAAAACCTCGGGGCACATAGGCAGGATGGCAG TCTCTGCCAATGAGGGGGATGCATACCCATTGGGAGCTCTGCCTGTGGGGACCCTGATCAATAACCTGGAAAGCCACCCTGGGAAAGGAGCGCAGTACATCCGAGCAGCAG GGACCTGTGGGGTGTTACTGAGGAAGGTGAATGGAACGGCCATCGTGCAGCTGCCCTCTAAAAGACACATGCAG GTGCTGGAGACCTGCATGGCCACCGTGGGGCGAGTTTCCAACATTGACCACAACAAGCGGATCATTGGGAAAGCTGGCCGGAACCGCTGGCTGGGGAAGCGCCCGCACAGTGGCTTATGGCACCGCAAGGGCGGCTGGGCGGGACGCAAGATCAAACCACTCCCACCCATGAAGAGCTACGTCAACCTGCCCACCGCAGCAGCTCGGTCTTGA